In Zonotrichia albicollis isolate bZonAlb1 chromosome 3, bZonAlb1.hap1, whole genome shotgun sequence, a single window of DNA contains:
- the COL10A1 gene encoding collagen alpha-1(X) chain has translation MHLQVSLLLLFCLNIVHGGDGYYSERYQKQSSIKGPHFLPYNVKSQGVQVRGEQGPPGPPGPAGPRGQPGPAGKPGFGSPGPQGPPGPPGPPGFSAVGKPGVPGLPGKPGARGLNGEKGEPGPAGLPGARGPQGPPGTPGPAGLTVPGKPGPQGPPGAQGPRGPPGEKGEPGIPGINGQKGENGFGIPGRPGGRGLPGPQGPRGPPGPAGIGKPGENGLPGQPGLKGDRGFPGAPGAVGLPGPQGLPGEPGEVGIGKPGPMGPPGAAGIPGAKGHPGPAGLPGSPGLPGFGKPGLPGMKGHRGPEGPPGLPGPKGDQGPAGVPGEPGPVGPPGNMGPHGLKGLPGENGLPGPKGDMGPAGHPGFPGAKGERGLPGLEGKPGYPGEQGLAGPKGHAGLPGPKGDTGPAGLPGLPGPMGPQGAKGVPGTNGEPGPRGPSGIPGIRGPIGPPGVPGVPGAKGEPGAPGLPGPAGISTKGLSGPMGPPGPPGPKGSNGEPGLPGPPGPPGPPGQAVIPQMPEGYVKAGESRDLSGISFIKGGVNQALTGMPVSAFSVILSKAYPAATVPIKFDKILYNRQQHYDPRTGIFTCRTPGLYYFSYHVHAKGTNVWVALYKNGSPLMYTYDEYKKGYLDQASGSAVIDLMENDQVWLQLPNSESNGLYSSDYVHSSFSGFLFAHI, from the coding sequence GTGTGCAGGTAAGGGGGGAACAAGGACCCCCTggtcctccaggccctgctggaCCAAGAGGACAACCAGGTCCTGCAGGAAAGCCAGGGTTTGGAAGTCCAGGTCCCCAAGGGCCCCCTGGTCCCCCAGGACCACCTGGGTTCTCTGCAGTCGGAAAGCCAGGAGTGCCAGGTCTACCAGGAAAGCCAGGAGCAAGAGGACTAAATGGTGAGAAAGGAGAACCTGGACCTGCTGGACTCCCAGGAGCAAGAGGACCACAAGGGCCGCCCGGCACTCCCGGCCCCGCAGGACTGACTGTCCCTGGCAAGCCAGGACCACAAGGCcctccaggagctcaggggcCAAGGGGACCCCCTGGTGAGAAGGGTGAGCCAGGTATCCCAGGTATAAATGGACAAAAGGGAGAAAACGGATTCGGAATTCCAGGCCGCCCAGGTGGCAGGGGTCTTCCAGGCCCACAGGGACCCCGGGGCccccctggtcctgctgggatAGGGAAGCCCGGTGAAAATGGCCTGCCAGGTCAGCCAGGTCTGAAAGGTGACCGAGGTTTTCCAGGTGCACCTGGAGCAGTTGGTCTCCCAGGTCCCCAGGGCCTCCCAGGTGAACCTGGAGAAGTTGGCATTGGCAAGCCTGGGCCAATGGGaccaccaggagcagcaggtaTCCCTGGAGCCAAGGGACATCCTGGACCTGCAGGATTGCCCGGATCCCCAGGACTCCCAGGTTTTGGAAAGCCAGGATTGCCAGGGATGAAGGGACACAGAGGGCCTGAAGGTCCTCCTGGCCTTCCAGGACCTAAAGGAGACCAAGGTCCAGCTGGTGTGCCAGGAGAACCAGGGCCAGTCGGGCCACCCGGGAACATGGGCCCTCACGGACTTAAAGGTTTGCCCGGTGAGAATGGTCTACCTGGGCCCAAAGGTGACATGGGCCCTGCAGGACACCCAGGATTCCCAGGGGCCAAGGGGGAACGAGGCCTCCCAGGATTAGAGGGAAAACCAGGATACCCAGGTGAGCAGGGTCTTGCTGGTCCTAAGGGACACGCAGGTCTCCCAGGCCCAAAGGGTGATACAGGCCCTGCTGGGCTACCTGGGCTGCCTGGCCCGATGGGTCCACAAGGAGCCAAGGGAGTCCCAGGGACCAACGGTGAGCCAGGCCCCAGAGGGCCTTCAGGAATACCTGGGATCAGAGGTCCCATCGGCCCCCCTGGCGTGCCAGGAGTCCCTGGTGCAAAGGGCGAGCCAGGAGCACCAGGACTGCCGGGCCCAGCAGGCATTTCCACAAAGGGCTTGAGTGGACCTATGGGACCACCTGGACCCCCTGGTCCTAAAGGCAGCAATGGTGAGCCTGGCTTGCCTGGCCCCCCAGGTCCTCCTGGTCCCCCTGGCCAAGCTGTAATCCCACAGATGCCCGAAGGCTATGTTAAAGCAGGAGAGTCTCGGGACCTATCAGGGATATCTTTCATAAAAGGAGGAGTAAACCAAGCTCTGACAGGGATGCCAGTATCTGCTTTCAGTGTCATCCTCTCAAAAGCCTACCCTGCTGCAACAGTCCCCATCAAATTTGATAAAATCTTGTACAATAGGCAGCAACACTATGACCCCAGAACAGGAATCTTCACCTGCAGGACCCCTGGACTGTACTATTTCTCCTACCATGTACACGCAAAAGGAACAAATGTTTGGGTTGCACTCTACAAAAATGGTTCCCCGCTTATGTACACCTATGATGAGTACAAGAAAGGATACCTTGACCAGgcctctggcagtgctgtcATCGATCTCATGGAGAATGACCAAGTATGGCTCCAACTGCCCAATTCAGAATCTAATGGTCTCTACTCCTCTGATTATGTTCACTCTTCTTTCTCAGGTTTCCTGTTTGCTCATATCTAA